CCCAGGTTGCCGGAGATCGCGCGGGTGCCCGCCAGGATCGAGCTCTGCGTGAACGTCCAGATGAACACGCCCGTCACCAGGAACGGGATGTAGTCCGGCACGCCCTTCTTGGTGCCCAGGAGCACACCGAAGATGAAGAAGTACACCGCCGCGTTCAGGAGCGGGTTCATCACCTGCCAGACCTGGCCCAGCTTCGCCTGGCTGTACTGCGCGGTGAGCTTGGCGGTCGCGAACGCGGTGATGAAGTGCCGCCGCGCCCACAACTGGCTGACGTACACGGGCAGGGAGGGACGGGCACCGCTGACCGCGAGGCCGTGACGGGCGGCAAGGGCCGCGAGGTCGTCGTCGGCCGGGGCCGCTGTGGGGGGCGGTGTGTCGAGGACCTGGCTCACATCCGCTGCTTTCGTTCGGGGGGTGGGGTGGCGCGTGATGCGTGGTGGTGCGTGGTGCGGGTGCGGCGGGTGGGTCCGTCACCCGATGTTTCCTTACGTGTCTCTTCACGTTTTCTTACGTCGGGACGGGACCGTATCGTCGCAACGTGAGCGTAGGACGAGAGAGCGTCGGAACGCAACCGTTTCGTCGTCACGAGTGACGTCGGGACGTAACCGTATCGTCGTGACGTGGCGCGTCGGGACGCTGCCGTATCGTCGCAACGCCCCTGGCCGCGCCGAATCGCGTCGGAACGGGACCGTTTCGTCGCTACGCCCTATGCTGGTCCGCATGACGACCAACGCCGACGCGCCGCAGACCCGTCCGCGCCGCCGTGCCCCGGCCGGAGCCGCCGTACTGCGCGAGGACGTGACGGAAGCCATTCGGGCAGCCGTCTTCGAGGAGCTCGCGGCCGTCGGGTACGCGCGGATGTCGATAGAGGGCATCGCGCGCCGCGCGGGCGTCGGCAAGACCGCGGTGTACCGCCGCTGGCGGTCCAAGCTGCACCTGGTCCTCGACGTCGTCTCGGAGATCGCGGTGCTGGGCCTGCCGGTGCCGGACACGGGCTCGCTCCAGGACGACCTGCGGATGCTGTACGAGGTGACGTCCCGGGCGCTGCGGCACCCCGTGGCCTCGCAGATCCTCCCGGACCTCCAGGCCGAGGCCGCCCGTAACCCCGAGATCGCCGAGGCTCTCCAGAACGCTCTGCAGAAGGGCCAGGAGGGCGTCGCCAGCAAGATCATCGTGGCGGCGGAGCAGCGCGGTGAGATCCGGCCCGGCCTCAACGACGAACTGGCCCTCGACCTGATCTCGGGCCCCCTGTACTGGCGTTCCGTCGTGATCCGCAGCCCGAAGCTGCCGAAGGGGTACATCGCGGCGCTGGCGCACGCGACGACGGAGGCGCTGAAGGCGCTCTGAGCCGCCGTGGACGTGGGCCGAGCGGCGGAAAGCCGCCGGGACCGGCATCACGGTCCCGGCGGCTGTGGTGGTGGCCCGTGGGCCTACGCGATGGGGAAGTCGAAGTAGGTGTCCGGATACGGTTCGTCGTCGAGCGTGTAGTGCCACCACTCGCGCTCGTACGCGCTGAATCCGCAGGCCTCCATGATGGACCGCAGGTGCCGGCGGTTCCGCGTCTCGGCAGGTGTGATGCCTGGGGCGCCGTGGTGGGAGACGGGGTCCATCAGGTCGTGGTCGCCGCCCATGGGGACGAGCTCGTTCGTGGCCAGGTCGTAGAGCGTGAGGTCGACGGTGCCGCCCCGGCTGTGCCCCGACCTGGCGGCCACATATCCCCGCTCGAACATCTCGGCCCTGCCGATACGGGGATAGTGACGCGCCTTCGTGCGGCCGTCCTCCGGCTGCCGCGACCAGCGCAGAAAGCAGTCGACGGCGTGCTGCGGGCGATAGCCGTCCCAGAGCAGCAGGCCGAACCCCGCTGACGCGGCTTTCCGTTGCGCCCGTTCAAGGGCCGCGCACAGGGCTCTCGTACCGACGACTCGATTGGCCAGGTATCCGTCCACCGGTTTGCCGGTGAAGTTGTCCCAGGTGGCGTACTTGGCGTCCCAGCGTATTCCGGATGCCAGGTCGTCCACGAAGAAGAAGTCGTCCGTCGTCGACTCCATCGGCCTCGTCATTTCCATCGGCTTCATCGGGTCTTGCCTGTCAGAGCGAGGGAGACCGTCCGGTCGATCACCTCGGAGAGCGGCAGACCCGCTGCCGCCATCATTCGCGGATAACGGCTGTACGAGGTCATGCCGGGAAAGGTGTTGACCTCGTTGAGGACCACTTCTCCGTCCTCCTTGAGGAACATGTCCACCCGCGAGAGGCCCCTGCATCCCAGGGCGCGGTACACGGCCTTGGCCGTCTCCTGGACGAGGAGCCGTGACTCCTCCGGTATGTCGGCGGGAACGATCGCCGTGGAGTTGTCGGAACCGGTCTCGGGGGCGTCTTCCTGATGGATCCTGAAGAAACCGTGGGAGAGGGCGATCCGGTCCACCTCGCCCACGACGAGATCGGACTCGTTCCCGAGAACGGCGCAGCCGATCTCGCTGCCGACGACGGCCTCCTCGATCAGCACTTTCGCGTCGTACCGCCGTGCCGTCTCCACCGCACTGCGAAGTTCCTCCCGTCGGGACACTTTCGTGACGCCGAAGGACGATCCCGACCGGGCCGGCTTCACGAAGACCGGATAGGTGAGCCGGGTGGGGTCGACGGTCTCGTCCGCCGTGACGGTCCAGAAATTCGGTGTGGAGATTCCCGCGCTTCTGGCGACGACATAGGCGAGGGATTTGTCCATGCACAGCGCGGAACTCTGGATGTCGCAGCCTATGTAGGGGATGCCGGAGAGTTCCAGCAGACCCTGCATCGCACCGTCCTCGCCGAATGGGCCGTGCAGGACGGGCAGCACCACGTCCAGGCGGATCGTGCTGTAGCGGCCCTCCTCCAGCACGAGCAGCCCGTGTGTGTCGCTGTCCGGCGACAGCGCGACGGGACGACAGTCGCCGTTCTCCCATCCCGGGTCGGGCCCGTCGCAGAGCCTCCAGGAACCGCTCTTGGTGATCCCGATGTAGAGGGGCTCGTATTTCTCGGGATCGAGGTTTTGGGCCACCTCGCGCGCGGACTTGAGGGAGACGGGGTGTTCCTCGGAACGGCCTCCGAATACGACGCCGACCTTGAGCCTAGGCATGCCGATTCCCGCTTTCGAAAGTCAGGCAGTTGGTGAGGGAGTTCCGCACGGTGTCGCGCAGGGCGTGATCCGTGTAGTAGGCGGTGTGCGGGGTGATGAGCGCGTTCGGCAGCTCCTGGAGCCGCAACAGCGCTTTGCTTTCCACGGGTTTGTCCCGGCAGTCGGCGTAGAAGACGCCTTCCTCGCCCTCCACGACGTCCAGCGCCGCGCCGCCCAGCCTGCCGCTCTCCAGCTCCTGGACCAGCGCCTCGGTGTCGATGAGCCCGCCCCGTGCGGTGTTGACGATCAGCGCGCCGTCCTTCAGCCGCGCCAGGCGCTGCCGGTTCAGCAGGTGGTGCGTGGCCGCGTTGAGCGGCGTGTGCAGCGTGACCAGGTCGCTCCGGTGCAGGAGTTCGTCGAGCGGAACGTGCTCGACACGGGGGCCGGGACGGTCCACGGGGCGCTTGTCATAAGCCAGGACGCGGCAGCCGAACCCCCGGAGCCGGTCCATGACCGCCGCGCCTATACGTCCCGTCCCGATCACGCCGACCGTCAGATCGCGCAGTTCCCTCCCGCGCACCTCACTCAGCCGGTAATCATGCAGGTCGGTGCGGCGGACGGTGGCTTTCGCGTCCCGTAGCGCCATCAGCATGAGCATCAGCGTGTAGTCGGCGACGCTGTCCGGCGAATACGAGACGTTTTCCACGAAGACGCCGATGCTGTCCGCGTATTCCACGTCGATGTGGTTGCAGCCGATGCTCCGTGTGGAGATGTACGTGACGCCGGCTCGACCGAGTGCGCGCAGTGCGGCACGGGTGATGACGGTCTTGTGGCCTACGCTGACGCAGCGGCCGCCGGCGGCCAGTTCCGCATTGTCCTCGGACAACGGTGCGTCGGTGACGACCGGCCGTACGCCGAGACCGGGCGCCAACTCGCGGAACAATACGGCTTCGTCCGGGCCGCACCCGTACACGGTGATGCGGGTCGTTTCGCTGTGGGTCATTCCTCAAGGCAACGCCGTGTGCCGTTGCCGGAACGTATGGCGTTTTCGATATGCCCGCGATACGTCCCGCTCCTTTGACTGGAGGAATGACTCGCACAACATCAGGCATGACGTCCGGGGAATTGCCGTGATCCCGCTCGGGCTCGGCGAGATCGCCGAAATCGTCGATGGAAAGCTCGCGGGTGACAACTCCGTGACCGTGACCGCGCCGGCCGTGCTCGACAGCCGGCGGGCTGAGCCGGGCGGCCTCTTCGTCGCTTTCGCCGGTGCGCGCGCCGACGGCCACGATTACGCGGAACAGGCGGGGCGGGCCGGTGCGGTGGCCGTGCTCGGCTCCCGGCCCACGCCACTGCCCACCGTCGTCGTGGAGGACGTACGGGGCGCGTTGCAGAGACTCGCCACCCACGTGGTGGCCCGGTTGCGTGACGGGCTGACCGTCGTCGGGGTGACCGGGTCGCAGGGCAAGACTGGCACCAAGGACCTGCTGGCGGCCGTGCTGTCGGCCGCAGGGCCGACGGTCGCCACGGCCGGCTCGCTCAACAACGAGCTCGGTGTGCCGCTCACCATGCTGCGGGCCCGGGCAGCCACCCGGTTCCTCGTCCTGGAGATGGGAGCCCGCCATGTCGGCGACATCGCCGAACTCACCGGCCTGGTCGCGCCGGACATCGGTGTCGTCTTGAACGTCGGCATGGCTCACCTCGGCGAGTTCGGGTCGCGCGCCGCCATCGCCAGGACCAAGGGCGAACTGGTGCGGGGGCTCACGCCCGGTGGCACCGCCGTCCTCAACGCCGACGATCCCCGGGTGGCCGCGATGCGCGCGCTCACCTGTGGTCCGGTGTCGACCTTCGGCCGGGCCGCCCACGCCGACGTACGGGCACTCGACCTGACCCTCGACCGGCACGGCCGGCCGTCCTGCACCCTGCGGGCCGGCGCCGCCTCCGCCCACCTCACGCTGCCCCTCGTCGGCGCCCACCAGGTGCTCAACGCGTCGGCGGCCGCGGCGGCGGCCCTCGCGGCCGGGGTGCCCCTCGGCCGGGCCACGGCTGCGCTGGCCACGGCCTCGCTGTCGCCGTGGCGGATGGAGCGGCGGGGCCTTGCTTGCGGGGCAACGCTGCTCAACGACTCCTACAACGCCAACCCCGACTCGACCCGGGCCGCGCTGGACGCGTTGGCAGCCGTCGAGGGCGGGCGCCGTATCGCCGTACTCGGCGAGATGCTCGAACTCGGCGACGACAGCGAGGCCGAGCACCGCGCGGTCGGGGCGTACGCCGCCGCCCGGGCCGACGTGGTGGTTGTCGTCGGCGAGGCGGCCCGGCCGGTCGCCGACGGTGCGGGAGGGCGGGCGGTGGTCCTCGCCGGCAACGACGCGGCCGTCGACTGGCTGCGCGGGTCCCTCAGGACCGGTGATGTGGTCCTGGTCAAGGCTTCCCGCGGGGCACACCTCGACGAAGTCGCCAGCGCGCTCGCGTAGTCGGCGGGGTGGGGCATTGCCGACGCCGCCGGGCGCGCCAGTACCCGGGCCGGTGCCCGTGGTTCAGCATCCACGCGGCCACGTAATGCAGCGTCCGCGCCCCACACCACGCAGCGCCCGCGCCGGCACGTGAGGCAGCGCCCGCGCCCCCACGCCACGCAGCGCCCGCGCCACCCCGTCCTTCAACGTCCACGCCGCCGCATATAAAGCTCGAACCCCCGGTACACCATCGGCCGCAGCGGCAGGTCCCACTCGCCGACGTACCGCACTGCCCGGCCGCCCAGGCCGGATTTGAAGCGGACAAGGCCGACGTGTGGGTCGTCGGCGGTGAGGGTGGGGGTGATGCCGCGCAGGTCGTAGATGTCGCAGCCGGCGGTGCGGGCGTCGCGGATCATCGCCCACTGGCAGGCGTTGGAGCCGCGCACCTCGCGTTTGTCGGTGGCGGAGGCGCCGTAGGCGTACACCGCGCGGCCGCCGACACGGACGAGGACCGTGGCGGCGACCAAGTCGCCCTGGTGGTGGGCCAGGTAGAGCGTGATCCGCTCGGGGGCCTCGGCACTGAGCGCCGCGAACATGGTCTCGAAGTAGCGCAGCGGCCGGGGTGTGAAGCGGTCGCGCTGGGCGGTGTGGACGTAGAGGTCGTGAAACGCCTTGAGATCCTTGCCGCCGGCGCCGACCGAGACCTCTACGCCCTCCTTGGCGGCTTTCCTGATGTTGCGGCGCCACTGCTGGTTCATACCCCTGAGCAGCTCGTCCTCGGTCCTTCCGGCCAGCGGGACCTCGTACTTGAACTGGGGATGCCCGACCCCGAACCCGTCCCGCGGACTCTGCGGCAGCCAGCCCGCGTCCTTCAGCCCGCTGCTCACCCGGGCGCCGACCGGGTCGGCCCACTGGCCAGGCAGGTCGGTCAGCCGCCTTACGCCCGGATCGGCGAGGCCCTCCTTGACCTGGGCGGCGCTCCAGGAGCCCGTGACCACCGGCGGGCCGAGCCGGATCGCGAACGCCCCGCGGGTCCTGAGATGGGCCGCCA
Above is a window of Streptomyces griseorubiginosus DNA encoding:
- a CDS encoding TetR/AcrR family transcriptional regulator; the protein is MLVRMTTNADAPQTRPRRRAPAGAAVLREDVTEAIRAAVFEELAAVGYARMSIEGIARRAGVGKTAVYRRWRSKLHLVLDVVSEIAVLGLPVPDTGSLQDDLRMLYEVTSRALRHPVASQILPDLQAEAARNPEIAEALQNALQKGQEGVASKIIVAAEQRGEIRPGLNDELALDLISGPLYWRSVVIRSPKLPKGYIAALAHATTEALKAL
- the vanX gene encoding D-Ala-D-Ala dipeptidase VanX, coding for MESTTDDFFFVDDLASGIRWDAKYATWDNFTGKPVDGYLANRVVGTRALCAALERAQRKAASAGFGLLLWDGYRPQHAVDCFLRWSRQPEDGRTKARHYPRIGRAEMFERGYVAARSGHSRGGTVDLTLYDLATNELVPMGGDHDLMDPVSHHGAPGITPAETRNRRHLRSIMEACGFSAYEREWWHYTLDDEPYPDTYFDFPIA
- the vanA-Sc gene encoding D-alanine--(R)-lactate ligase VanA-Sc, translated to MPRLKVGVVFGGRSEEHPVSLKSAREVAQNLDPEKYEPLYIGITKSGSWRLCDGPDPGWENGDCRPVALSPDSDTHGLLVLEEGRYSTIRLDVVLPVLHGPFGEDGAMQGLLELSGIPYIGCDIQSSALCMDKSLAYVVARSAGISTPNFWTVTADETVDPTRLTYPVFVKPARSGSSFGVTKVSRREELRSAVETARRYDAKVLIEEAVVGSEIGCAVLGNESDLVVGEVDRIALSHGFFRIHQEDAPETGSDNSTAIVPADIPEESRLLVQETAKAVYRALGCRGLSRVDMFLKEDGEVVLNEVNTFPGMTSYSRYPRMMAAAGLPLSEVIDRTVSLALTGKTR
- a CDS encoding UDP-N-acetylmuramoyl-tripeptide--D-alanyl-D-alanine ligase, which encodes MIPLGLGEIAEIVDGKLAGDNSVTVTAPAVLDSRRAEPGGLFVAFAGARADGHDYAEQAGRAGAVAVLGSRPTPLPTVVVEDVRGALQRLATHVVARLRDGLTVVGVTGSQGKTGTKDLLAAVLSAAGPTVATAGSLNNELGVPLTMLRARAATRFLVLEMGARHVGDIAELTGLVAPDIGVVLNVGMAHLGEFGSRAAIARTKGELVRGLTPGGTAVLNADDPRVAAMRALTCGPVSTFGRAAHADVRALDLTLDRHGRPSCTLRAGAASAHLTLPLVGAHQVLNASAAAAAALAAGVPLGRATAALATASLSPWRMERRGLACGATLLNDSYNANPDSTRAALDALAAVEGGRRIAVLGEMLELGDDSEAEHRAVGAYAAARADVVVVVGEAARPVADGAGGRAVVLAGNDAAVDWLRGSLRTGDVVLVKASRGAHLDEVASALA
- a CDS encoding lipid II:glycine glycyltransferase FemX; translated protein: MSSSEPVRAAVGNPVVRPVSAADHLAFVRAQRSVSFLQTPAWGRVKTEWRSESLGWFDGRRLVGAGLVLYRPVPRLDRFTLAYLPEGPVIDWSGDIGRWLDPLAAHLRTRGAFAIRLGPPVVTGSWSAAQVKEGLADPGVRRLTDLPGQWADPVGARVSSGLKDAGWLPQSPRDGFGVGHPQFKYEVPLAGRTEDELLRGMNQQWRRNIRKAAKEGVEVSVGAGGKDLKAFHDLYVHTAQRDRFTPRPLRYFETMFAALSAEAPERITLYLAHHQGDLVAATVLVRVGGRAVYAYGASATDKREVRGSNACQWAMIRDARTAGCDIYDLRGITPTLTADDPHVGLVRFKSGLGGRAVRYVGEWDLPLRPMVYRGFELYMRRRGR
- a CDS encoding D-isomer specific 2-hydroxyacid dehydrogenase family protein, with translation MTHSETTRITVYGCGPDEAVLFRELAPGLGVRPVVTDAPLSEDNAELAAGGRCVSVGHKTVITRAALRALGRAGVTYISTRSIGCNHIDVEYADSIGVFVENVSYSPDSVADYTLMLMLMALRDAKATVRRTDLHDYRLSEVRGRELRDLTVGVIGTGRIGAAVMDRLRGFGCRVLAYDKRPVDRPGPRVEHVPLDELLHRSDLVTLHTPLNAATHHLLNRQRLARLKDGALIVNTARGGLIDTEALVQELESGRLGGAALDVVEGEEGVFYADCRDKPVESKALLRLQELPNALITPHTAYYTDHALRDTVRNSLTNCLTFESGNRHA